One window from the genome of Atribacterota bacterium encodes:
- a CDS encoding ABC transporter ATP-binding protein: MKNDFLELKELVKIFGGSRDAVTAVDRVNLKVKEGELVTLLGPSGCGKTTILRMISGFELPTSGKIYIDREEVTLTPPNKRPTAMVFQNYALFPHMTVAQNIVYGLKIHGESHHAAMEKAERVMKLVGLEKLGNRSPAQLSGGQQQRVSLARSLIMEPKVLLLDEPLSNLDAKLRVTMRLEIRKLQQRVGITSIYVTHDQLEAMSLSDRVVILKDGRIQQIGTPQEIYARPNNRFVADFIGKANFLNTFIEKVVSDKEVVINLLDQKIVIPEVNKTFNKDDRTLLVLRPESIGLEKKKPDTIVGTIHEIVYLGNQVTYLVDIAGQLVTVEVSNPQECELFQKGEEVSIKLPQKSLHLLPWEED; the protein is encoded by the coding sequence ATGAAAAATGATTTTTTAGAATTGAAAGAATTGGTAAAAATCTTTGGCGGCAGTAGAGATGCCGTTACTGCTGTTGATAGGGTAAATTTAAAAGTTAAAGAAGGAGAACTGGTCACTCTTTTAGGTCCTTCCGGCTGCGGAAAGACTACTATACTGAGAATGATTTCTGGTTTTGAATTACCAACCTCCGGTAAAATATATATTGACCGGGAAGAGGTAACTTTAACTCCTCCTAATAAGAGACCTACTGCTATGGTTTTCCAAAACTACGCTCTTTTCCCTCATATGACCGTTGCTCAAAATATTGTCTATGGACTGAAAATTCATGGTGAATCCCATCATGCAGCTATGGAAAAAGCAGAAAGGGTAATGAAGTTGGTTGGTTTAGAAAAACTTGGTAATCGCTCTCCTGCTCAATTATCCGGAGGACAGCAGCAACGAGTTAGCTTAGCTCGTTCCTTAATTATGGAACCAAAGGTATTATTACTTGATGAACCACTCTCCAATCTTGATGCCAAACTGAGAGTTACTATGCGCCTGGAAATCAGAAAATTACAACAGAGAGTCGGCATTACCTCTATTTATGTAACACATGACCAATTGGAAGCTATGTCTCTTTCCGATCGGGTAGTTATTTTAAAAGATGGAAGAATCCAGCAAATAGGAACTCCCCAGGAAATATATGCTCGTCCCAATAATCGGTTTGTAGCAGATTTCATTGGCAAAGCTAATTTTCTAAATACCTTTATAGAAAAGGTAGTCTCAGACAAAGAGGTAGTAATTAATCTATTGGATCAAAAGATTGTAATACCTGAAGTAAATAAAACATTTAACAAGGATGACAGAACTCTACTTGTCTTACGACCTGAATCAATCGGACTGGAAAAAAAGAAGCCGGATACTATTGTTGGTACTATTCACGAGATTGTGTACCTTGGTAATCAGGTAACTTATCTGGTAGATATTGCCGGACAGCTGGTTACTGTGGAAGTATCAAATCCTCAAGAATGTGAATTATTTCAAAAAGGTGAGGAGGTAAGTATAAAATTGCCTCAGAAAAGTTTGCACTTATTGCCCTGGGAGGAAGATTAA